The DNA window AAGCAAAAATTTCGTGCGCTGCCCGAGCCGGTCCCGGCGTGGTTTCCACCGAAATGGGGTCTGAATGTAGTCAGTGGTTTCGCGGGCACTTGGGACTGACCTCGGTGAGCTGTGCTCTTTGAGGTCGCGCGGCATCAGGTTGGCTCTATGAGTCCGCGCCGACCGAGCTCGCCGACAATGAGGTTGTGAGCATCCGATTCCGACATCATCGGGACAAGGACGACGCGGTCAGATGCGGCAGCGAGGGCCTCGTATCCGCTTTTCACCGCTTGGGCATTGTGGTTGTCGGCTACATGTTCATGGAGAAATAGGAACACCACGTCGGCTTCGAGGTCCTGCCACACCTCATCGATCAGCCCACGGAACGTCGCTTCCGACAGTCCAAGGCCACCCTCGCTGCCATACCAGCCGTATGCGAGTGTCGACCACCACCATCGGTCGATGACGAGGCCGCCGCGGCCCGCTGCTTCGACCAATTGGTCGACGGTCTCGCTGTGACACGACAAGTGCGCGAGCTGTCGGGCAAGTGCCTTGGCTGGCGGCCTGGCTTCCAGCAGGCGATAGAGGCGCCGAGTGAAGTCCGCGAAGCCTGACGGCATGTGCACGAATGTCGTCGATGCCGGTTCGACAACTGCCTCGAGCATCTCACGCTGAGTGCTTTTGCCGGCCTTGTCGACGCCTTCGAAGACGACGACGGCACCGGGCCGCAGTGCAAATGCGCGGCCGGATTCGAGAGGTTCGCCGGGCGGGGTGAACGTGAGGGTGCGGGTGGTCAGGTCGGCGCGCACGGTGCCGCCTCGATGTTCTTTGAGCGCGCGGAACATCTCGTAGCCGGCCAGAATTGCGTATTCCCAATCGGCGGACTGGCGTTCGGAGACTTCCAAATGAGCGGTCATCTTGCGGCATGCCTTGATGACGTCAGCCGGGACGTGGCTGCTCGTGGCGAAGAAGCTGTGCTCAGCGGCGACCGAGAAGACATAGGCGGTGAGTCCTTCTTCGATAACTGATGCCCGGCCACCGTCTTGGATCCGGTTGACTTCGGGATCGCTGCGCCTCTTGGCGTCGAGTAGGCCACGCATGGTCGGCGACCATCCCAGTACCGCCATGTGGGCGAGGTGCAACGCGTCGTGGTAGCGGTAGTCGTCGTTGTCGTCACTGTTGTCGTCGAGGGGATCACCCACGGTTCTGACGCCACGGTAGATTCGCACCACCGGCACCGGCTCGGCCGCATCGCTGGCCAAATCGGCTTCAACGAAGGTGATTTCGATCTGGCGTGGTAGCTGTTCGTGGGTGGGGAAATCCTCGTCGAACAGTTCGTGCGGGGGTGGGGTTGACGGCCGGTTGTAGCGTTCCTCGACCTTGTGCAGGTTTTCGGCGAGAATCTGCCCTAGGTTGAGGTCGCAGCGCCGAGCCAATGCCGCTGCATACCACATCAAGTCGCCGAGTTCTTCGCGTACTTCGTCGTCAAAACCGCGATAACCCAATACGTCTCGGTGCCGTTTCTTCAGTTCGGCTGCCAGGCTGCCGATCTCGCCAGCCAAACCCAGCAGCGGCAGGGTGAAGTCGTCGCCGGGCAGGATGTCACTGGCAGCAGATCGCAGCTGGTAGTCATCGATGTCCATCAGGTGCCTTCCGTCGAGCTGTGGCGGGCCACGACAGCGGCGGCCTCTTGCACGTTGACCACGAGGTAGTCCAGCGGCAGCCAGCCGTATCCTCCAGCCCCCCAGTACGTTCCCCAGCAGTTGCGGATGAGCAGCCGTCGACCAGCTTGAGGGTGTGTAGCGGCACCGACCACTAATACCGCGTGCAAATCGCCTTCGGGACTTCGGATGTCGGGGACGTCGATCGAGCCGTCCGGCGCGGGGTTCTCGAACTCGGCGGTGACCTCGACCACCAGGATCACCGGGTGACCGGCGCTGAGTGCATCTTCGATGCCGTCTTCCACACCGTCGTGAGCCAGGACGACATCGTCGACCTTGGCGCGTTGCCAGGGCGGAACACCCACTGCGGTGGGCGGGTCCTCCGTGGCGACACCAAGATGCGGATTGAACGGCCAGCTGGCCAACGTGGGCTGACCACAGTCGTCTAGTGTCCTGAGTCATTAATTGCGATCTAGTTGTTAGACTGGGTTGTGCCGACACCTCATGCCGCGAAGATTGTCTTGACCACTGACGAGCGGGCCGAGTTGGAGGGGTGGGCGCGGCGACGATCCAGTGCCGCGGGTCTGGCGATGCGGGCTCGAATTGTGTTGGCAGCCGCCGACGGTGGCTCCAACACCGAACTCGCCGATCGGCTGGAACTGTCGATCGGCACGGTGCGGCGATGGCGCAACCGGTTCGTCGAATTACGTCTAGACGGGTTGGTTGACGAGCCTCGCCCGGGTCGTCCGCGGGTCGTCGGCGACGACCAGATCGAAGCGTTGATCACCAAGACGCTGGAGACCACCCCGCCGGATGCCACTCATTGGTCGACCCGCTCGATGGCCGCTCATTTGGGGTTGAGTCAGTCGATGGTGTCGCGGGTCTGGCGAGCGTTCGGACTGGCTCCCCACAAGCAGGACTCATGGAAGCTATCGAAGGATCCGCTGTTCGTGGCCAAAGTCCGCGATGTCGTCGGCCTGTACCTGGACCCGCCGGAGCGGGCGCTGGTGCTCTGCGTGGATGAGAAGACGCAGATCCAGGCCCTTAATCGCACCCAGCCCGTGTTTCCGATGCTGCCCGGAACCCCGGCGCGAGCCAGCCACGACTACGTCCGCCACGGCACCTCCAGCTTGTACGCCGCCCTCGACCTGACCACCGGCAAGGTCATCGGCGCGCTGCACTCCCGGCACCGGGCCACCGAGTTCCTGGCCTTCCTCAAGAAGATCGATGCCGAAGTTCCCGACGATCTCGATGTGCATCTGGTCCTCGACAATGCCTCCACACACAAGACGCCTGCGGTGAAGCGTTGGCTGGCAAGCCATCCCAGATTCGTCCTGCACTTCACCCCGACCAGCTCCTCGTGGCTCAATCTCGTCGAGCGCTGGTTTGCCGAGCTGACCACCAAGAAACTGCGCCGCTCCACTCACACCTCGGTGCGGCAACTCAACGCCGATATCCGTGCCTGGATCGACACCTGGAACGACAACCCCAAGCCTTACGTCTGGACTAAGACCGCCGACCAGATCCTGGCAAGCATCGCCAACTACTGCAACCGAATTAATGACTCAGGACACTAGCGCCCGGGCGGCGTGCTCGAGCTTTGTGCCGCCCGCTGAAGTCACGCCCTGGTGGGTGCAGTGCCACCAGATCGCTTCTGGTGCAAGCCCAGCTCCTGCGGTGGCTATGCCACTGGTGGTCAGCAGGGCGGCATGGGCGTGACTCAGCGCGAACGGCAGGCACATCGGACGCGCACCCTGGTCCATCAGTTGACCATCGATGAGCGGGCGCAGGTCAATGTTGGGCCGGCCTTGCCGCCCGGCAGCGGGGGTCGGGGACAGTGCGCTAGTCACTCGCGTCCTCAATCTGATCGCCGGGGTCGTCGAGATCGACGTTCAGATATTCGCGGCGGCGCAGCACGGCTGGCGTGGGCTTGACGTCGACCTCGAGACGGTAGGTTTCGATCGCTGGCGCCGTTGGGTCGTAGGCGGAGCTGTACACGATGAGGAACGCCGAGTGCCCTTCGTCTGTCGATCGCAGCGCGAGTAGGCGTGTGCCCGTGCCTCCAATCGGAGCCCCGGGGCTGATCGCGCCGCCGGGCGTATCGCGTTGACGAGCGATGGCCCGTCGTGCGCTGCGACGTTCGGACGCTGCGAGGGGCCCTCGGGAGACGTGATACTGGTCATCGACCAGCTCCAGGGACGGGAGCTTCTCCGCGGGGGCGGGCAATTCTGCCGCGTCGGGGGCGGGAAGGATCCGGATGGCGCCGGTGTTGCCGGGGATGCGTGCCAGGGCGTCATCAACCGATGCCACCCGTAGAGTCGGCTCGTCAGTGGTGTCGAGGTTGATGGTGTCTTCGTGCGCTGCTGTGGCGATTTCGGGAGGATCGGCGCGAGTGTGCAGCGCGCGTCTGGCGAGTTCGTCGTCGGTGAGCCAGCGATGTCCTGTAGTGCGGTTCTCGGGTAGCAACACCACGACCTCGTCACCCTCGGTGACGGTCAACGTAGTGCCCCCGGACTCGACACCCTCCAATGGCCACACGTCGACCGCTCCCGTTGGCCGGTGGCCACGACAGAGCTCTGACTTGATGGCGGCGGGCTGCTTCTTGAGGAGTTCGTCGCGAAGGGTCCCACCGATGATCTCGAGGTTGGCCAGTTGCCTGGCCACGGCTTCGTAGCTGGCCCCGATGTCACGTGCTACCAGGTAGACCGCCGTGGGTGTTGCGGTTTTCGGGCTGTCGAGGCCATGTTCGGCGCACGCCGCGTAGATCAGTGGTGGGGGCATGAGTAGTTGGCTGGCGAAGACTTGAGCAAGAACCTCACGGTCCCCGGAGGGATGGTAGATGTCTTGCTCGCTGTCGAATGCGGCTTGGCCGTAGTCGAGAACCCAGTGCCCGATCTCGTGGGCGGCGGTGAACCGTTGCACCGCCGCCCCGCGCTCCGTGGTGAGCATGATTCCGCCATCGCCCTTCGGCACTGCCGCCCCCAACAGGGTTTTCAGGGGGTTGAAGACCAGCCAGAGGCCGAGTCGGTCGACGATGTGAAAAACGTCGATCGGCGCTTCCTGGTTGATGTCGAGTTCCTGCAGCAAGCTGTCGGCTTCCTGTACAGCGTGCCGGAATTGGGTTCGCGTGACCATGTCAGTCGGCCTGAGGTGACTTGGGTCGACGTCGCTCTGTGATCCCTGTGCGACCGCCGGGCGTGTCGGGTGGGGAGCTGCCTGCGGCCAGGAACTGTGCGAAACGCAGGACCTGTGCTTTGTCGTCGGGAGAGAGTTCCGCGGTCGCGCGGTAGAGCGCGTGATCGTCGTCGGAGGCGATGTCGGGGTCGGGTTCCTCGCCGAGGACCCACCCCACGCTGCGCCGGTAGAGGCGGGCAAGCCGGCGTAGCTCCAATGCGCCGACGCCGCGTTTACCCGCTTCCATCGCGATCACGCTGGTGCGTTGAATACCCAGGGCGCCGGCGACGTCTTCTTGTGTCAGGCCTAGGGTTTCGCGGGCGGAGCGCAGCCGTTGGCCGACGGCCTGCTGTTCATTGGCTTCCATCGTTGGCACCTTCCAGAGGGCAGCGCTCACAGTTGTCCGCTGAGCGAGGGGTGGCCACTACGAACGCGATGGCGAAGTCGTCTTCGTGGCTCATCGACAACGCGAGGTCGAGATGGTGCCTTTCGGCGAGGGCCAACGCCGTGCCGTGTAGTCGCAGCCCGGGCACTTGCCCCTCACAGCCGGTCACCTCGATGTCGGTTGGGTCTATTTCGCCGATACCGCGGCCGAGCGCCTTCATGGTCGCCTCTTTGGCGGCCCAGCGGGCAGCCAGGCGCGGGGCGGATCCATCGCAGTGTTCCAGTTCGGTTGCAGTCCAGCATAATTCCTCGAACGCGAGGCCGCCGCTGTCGAGCATGTCGCGCACTGACGAGATCTTGACCAGGTCCACGCCGACTCCAACACGTGCCGCCATGGTTTAGAACCCAGTTCGGGCTGCGGTGAGCAGATCGGCGACGACACCTTTGGTGTAGGTGCCGAGTTCGGCATCGGCGAACGTCGCGTTCACCAACAGCTCACCGACACCAAAACCCGTGTGCTGAGCAATGAATGCCAGCAGATCGCATAGGCCTACGAGGTTCCCATATGCCTTTGTGATCAGGAGTTGGTGACGATAGGTCGCGGCCATGCTCAGCCGGCCTTCAAACAGCGTGAGATCGACGTGCACCAGGCACGGAAACCCCCGCTCACGCCGGTCGCTGGGGGCAAAGACCTGCAATCCCACTGCGCCGTCGAGAAGCTCGGCCTCACCGGCGATCGCGAAGTCCTCGACGTTGCGCTGGCCGACATTGGCGCTCATGCTGCGGCGCAACCGCTTGATGCGGTCAGCGAGTTGATTGATGCCCCCGCCCACCTTGCCGGGCCAAGTCACCATGCGACCGAAGTACGTTCCGCGATTATTGGCTGTATCCGTGCACAGTATCGGCAACATCTCGCCGTACGCCGCGTAGAGATCCTCGGCACTGGAGTCGAGCTTGGCGAGTTCTTCGGTGTCCATCCCGGCGTGATAGATCAGCCCGGTGTCGGCGTAGAGGTCCCGGGGAAAGATGGTGCCTGCGACGGTGTCGACGGGCTGAATGCGCACCTTGTTGCGGTTCCCCTCGGTCAGGACAGCATCCAGAGCCGATCGGATGACCGGGTCCTGCGGCGCCAACGGATTCTGCACCGTGCTGATGACGTTGATCCCGTGGCCGCCATGGGCCCCGACGTGCTCCAGGGTCCGATACCAGGCCGTGCTGAGATTCTCGGCTGGTGGGATGTAACTACTCATCAGGGTTCACTCCTAAATCGGCCCGGATCGCTCGGACCAGTAGGTCAGCCACGCCGCCGATGCTGCGCAACACATCAGGGTCTCGAACCCGCGACAGCTTCACGAGCTTGCTGCCCGGCAGATAGGCCTGAGAGACCCTGCCGATCAGCCAGACCGCCACCAGGCTGGTGATACGCGCCGTCCCGTTGCCGTGCAGTTCGCCAGTGGCCGCGGGGCCGCCCGCCGAACCCCCCAGCTGCGCGCACATCTCTTGCAGCGTCGCCTGCAGCCCGGCGACATCGGGGCGCTCCAACGCCTGTCGGGTCAAACCCGGCAACGCGCTGATGCGCTCGGCCAGCGACCGGACCGGGGTGGACCAACCGGTAGGCGTGGTCGGTCCCGCCGGTGGGAAGAACGTGCTTCCCACTGACGGCACCGCCACACCAACGTCTGATCTCACGACACCAATGTCGCATTTTCTGACATCATGCGCAACTGTACCGCCTCGATGGCGGGTCTACGTTGGATTGTGTGGCGGGTTTGGGCCGTCCAACATGGCGTAGACCTCACAGTCAATGCCATGCCAGCCCAGCACCTCGGCGAAAGTGTCTGCCCAGGCCGATGCACCGTCGTATCCGCGCACGGGCGCGGCCACCCATGTGCCAGAACGGGGGCCCGCACCGCCGCGACCCGTCCTACGCAACCAGGTGGCGAACCCGCTCGGTTCGTCGGGAACGGCCACTAGGGCGGCGCCTTCGGCGCCCTCAGCACGCCATACCTCGGTCGTGTGGTCCTGGGCCACGAAGACCGGGTTGGGGACCGTCAGTTGGGCGGCTTCGCCGGCGGCGACCGCGGCAGCCTCCCAGAGCAGTTCCCACTGTTGGCGAGAGGTCGGTGGTAGTACTGCTACGTCGTCGGCGGCGACGTCAGCCTCGGTTCCACGGCGCGCTACCCATGCGGTGGTGAGACTGGCAGGCTGCCCTGGCCGGAGAATCCAGCCCGACAGCACCGGTTTGACGGCACCGTTTCGTCCTTTCACGGCGACGACGACATCGAAGCGCACCCCGAATTCGTCGCCACGGACTTGGCGAAGCGCCGGGGCGCGGCGAACTCCCCGCCGCAGCTGCCCGGCCAAAAACCGCCAATCATCAGCTTCGATGCCCAAAAGTTCCCGAAAAAGCCGCGCCTTATGCCGACCGCTCGGGTGAGCCGGATTCAGCGCATACCCGGCCAGCTTGGCTTCAGGGACCGTGACACCATCGGCGCCGGGCATTTTCGAGGCTGAGAACGTTTGCGGCCCCGGAGGAAACTTCGCCGGGTCGTCGGCGAGTTCGCTGATGATCTGCTCCATAGGAGAGAGTTTCACGAGGCGGCTCAGGTGCTCGCGCACGGTCGCGCCGCGAGGCGAGTCTGGCAACGGCTTAACAGCATTCGAGGGCCCATACGCACCGGCTTCGGCTATCCACGAGAATGACGAGGCGCCAGTCTGCCACCACCAGTTGTCCCCCGGTTCTTCCTCTTCATCAAGGGCGTATCGGTCTGCTTCGTGTCCGGGCATGTTGTCGAGAAACCGTAGATTGGTGCCTACCACCTGATGCGTGGGAATCAGGCCTGTCCACAGCACCCTGAACAGCCCTGGGTGGCCAGCGTCGACTTCCATGGCACCGAGGTAGCCGGCTGCGTTGGCCAGTGCGTTGTGCAATCGGGCGGCGGAGCACCGGGGAACAGGTGCGACGGCGAAGGCCGTGAGTGGGCCAGCAGCCAATTCGGTGTCGATCACGCGCGGATCCCCGGTGTGCCAGGCTTCTCGGTGGGCCTCGGCGAAGTCCGACAGCAGGTACATAACCGCGCGGGGATCAGACTGTGAACGCACCGAGAACACCCAGTCCGGTTCACCGACCGGTGCGAATACCTCTTCAGAAATGACGACTGTCCATGGCCGCTTGAAGGGCCGCGCGGCTTCCCCACGGACGGCTGCCAGATCGTCGCGGGGCGGTGGCTGTCCGCCGCGGAATTTGCGCACCTGCGTGGGGCGGACTGCCAAATCCTCAAATAGTGTTAAGCCATCCCTGATCGTCGTTGAGATCTCCACACCGGCAACTGATTCCGCGACGAGCGCGCGGACGATACGGGTGCGGACGTCGCCATCGGCTATCGGGGCGTCGGGTGATCGGTGCCCGAAGAGGAACGCGAAGATTGCCATACAACGAGTATCTGAGGCGCGTCGAGATGAGTGCAACGAGCAAACGTCGGACACGGGGATTCCGCTCCGCCCGATTCAAAGCTGAAGTTCCGGGGCCGACTTCCGAGGACCACACACTACAAACGGCCCAGCATTGTCGACATCCTGCGAACTGTGATGCGCATCAGCAGTCCGGGAGCTCCCGCTGATGCGATCAAGCTCGACCCCGCGTTGTGGAGCAATCCGGGAAAGTCCGATGGGATCCTTCAGTTTCTCGGCAACGAGCCACACACAGCGCCTAGGTCAGAGGTTCCCGGTCGCCAGCCCCAAGTCCGTCCACGAGGCCTTCACCGGATCGACAAGTTGCGCCGAATGTGGCTGCGACCCTTGCAACAGTCATCGATGCTCGTGCCCTCGGTCGGGCGGCCTCGCCGCCCGGAATTGACGCACGACGCACGGCTACAGGGGTACGCAAGCCGACAAGGGCAGCACTTGATAAACGGATCGCAGACCTCGAGGCGGAGGTGGCACAGCTCCAACTCAAAAAGGACTCGGATCGGCGCTGATCGCGAGACGGATTCCGCACGTCGGACACCAGTCGACACTGCTCCCGAGGACGGTGCTGATCGCGTCGAGTTTGTCGGGGTGGTGTGCGTAGGTCTGCTTGCGGAGGTGGTCGCGGATGGTGGTGACGATGAATCCGGCGCGCTCAACGGGGGTGGCTCCGTATCCGCCGGTGTAGGTGGTGCCGGAGGCGATGATTTGTCCGCGTTCGATGCTCTGCTGTCGATAGCGGGTGGTGCCCTCGTCGTTCTGGCCGTCGATGATCCGCATGGATTCTCCGGTGGGGCGGAGGTCGATTTCGACGTCCCAGTCGCCGCCGCGTTCGCGGAAGTAGAAGCGGTGTCCGTCGACGGTGCCGCGCCACTGTTCGGGTGCCCAGCCGCCGTGGCTCTCGACGACGACACCCTGGTGTTGGCTAAGCCAGGCCTGCAGTTCATCCTCGGCGGTCTCATCGGAGGCTCGGGCGCGGAGGCCTTCGGTGGATCGCCAATACTCGTCGATGTCGTTGAGCAGCTTGCGCATTGAGTCGCGCCGTTGGTCCTGTGTGCGGTTGCAGTTGCAGTCGAAGCCGAGGTCGTGGAGCTCGCTGCTGGGCAGTTGCGGGTGACAGGAGCAGCGGCACGGCTCACCGGTCTCGATGTCGGGCCACTCGGTCAACGCAGCCAACACCGCGTCCGCCACGTCTACGGAATTTGGGATGCCCCGCGCATGAAGCATCTCCGCCAGATAGGCGACGTAGCGGGCACGCGCCTGCGCGCGGGCACGCTCACTGCGCTCCAGGTAGTCGGCCGCCGTCAGCGGTCGCGGGTCGTCGGTCACGGGAAGTGAGGATGACACCACCGCCGTCACCGTGTCGCGCGAATTCCGTGGCGCGCCGCGAGCATGACGGAGAAAAAGTCCTTGCCAGTGCCGCTGCAAGGTGAGAGTCTGTACGACTTTGCTCCATCCCGCCGACCCCATACGAAGCGATGACTCTCACCGAAAAAGCAACAGCCACAACGCCTGACCGCGTCATGACGGGAAGCGGTGTCCGGCACCTGCCGATTACCGATGTCGGCGACTACCTCAACCAGCTGCCCGAGGACGCCCGCGCGGGGCTGCGGGCCCTGGGGGAGTTGCTCGTCGGTGTCACCCACCGCCCGGCGGGGGCGGAATCGGCGGACCGGTTCACCGCCCGCTGCCTCGGCGTCGCCGACGCGGGGCTGCTCGTCGATGAGGACCGCGAGCTCAATCCGGTGTCGCGGCTGACCACCGCGGTCGCGCTGGCCGAATTGATCACCGCCCACTCCGAGGTGGTCGAGTTCGGGCCCGGTGCGCGTGCGCAGCCGCCCAGGTGGACCCAGACCCGGATCGGCGACCGCACCTACCGCCACCCTCAATGCCTGCGCGCGCACTTCCCGGCCGGGACACTGCTCCCCGATACCGGGTGTGTGATCGGCATCGAGACACGACAGACCGCGATGCATTTCCCGGAGGTTAGCGCGTTCGCCACCCCTGATCACCAGGACGCTGTGCGCGAGGTGCTGGATCGGTTGGCTGAACGCGCCAACGAGCTCAACCCTTACCGCGGACGCGCCTTGCGCGCCAGCTACTCCCACGGCCTGCGCCTCACGGTCACCGACCTGCCCGTCACCGCGGCCCGTGACACCGTCATCGTCGACGAACAGGTGTGGCACGAGCTCGACCTCGGTTTGACCGCCGTCCGGGATCGCCACGACCTGCTCAACACCCACGGCCTGGGTGCCCGCCGCGGTGTCCTGCTGTGCGGGCCGCCGGGTACCGGCAAGTCCGCGGTCTCGGCGGTGATCGCCGCGGAGGTCGTCGGCGAGTTCACCGTGATCTACGTCGAGGCCAGAGCCGGTGAACACCTCCTAACTGCCGTCATCGAGGAAGCGCAGCGTCTCGGCGGCCCGATCCTGCTGATCCTCGAGGACGTCGACCTGTGGTGCCGCGACCGCAGCACCGGCGGCGGTGGACTTTCGGAACTATTGCAGGCCATGGACATCGCCGCCGACGCCCGCATTCTCACTCTGGCCTCCACCAACGATCCGGCCACCTTGGACAGGGCCGCGATCCGCACCGGCCGCTTCGACGCCATCGTCGACATCGGCTACCCCACCCGTGCTGATGCCGCCCGCATCCTGACCGCCCTGCTGACCGGACTGCCGGGCGCCGACACCGTCGACACCGACACGGTGGCCGCCGCCCTCCCGGAGCACACCAGCGGCAGTGACCTGCGCGAGATCGTGCGCCGTGCCGTCCTGGCCGCCGACGACACCGGCCTCCTCACCACCACCGCGCTGCTGGCCGAGGTGGGCAGCGGCCGCTACCGCGCCACCCCCGCCGAGGGGATGTACCTGTGACCACCGGCGGCGATGACGACGGCATCCCGGAGCTGACCGAGGCGAAGCAGATCCGCTTGCAGGCCGCCGAATCCGACATCACCGCGATGA is part of the Mycobacterium sp. SMC-8 genome and encodes:
- a CDS encoding MazG nucleotide pyrophosphohydrolase domain-containing protein, which codes for MDIDDYQLRSAASDILPGDDFTLPLLGLAGEIGSLAAELKKRHRDVLGYRGFDDEVREELGDLMWYAAALARRCDLNLGQILAENLHKVEERYNRPSTPPPHELFDEDFPTHEQLPRQIEITFVEADLASDAAEPVPVVRIYRGVRTVGDPLDDNSDDNDDYRYHDALHLAHMAVLGWSPTMRGLLDAKRRSDPEVNRIQDGGRASVIEEGLTAYVFSVAAEHSFFATSSHVPADVIKACRKMTAHLEVSERQSADWEYAILAGYEMFRALKEHRGGTVRADLTTRTLTFTPPGEPLESGRAFALRPGAVVVFEGVDKAGKSTQREMLEAVVEPASTTFVHMPSGFADFTRRLYRLLEARPPAKALARQLAHLSCHSETVDQLVEAAGRGGLVIDRWWWSTLAYGWYGSEGGLGLSEATFRGLIDEVWQDLEADVVFLFLHEHVADNHNAQAVKSGYEALAAASDRVVLVPMMSESDAHNLIVGELGRRGLIEPT
- a CDS encoding ImmA/IrrE family metallo-endopeptidase — its product is MVTRTQFRHAVQEADSLLQELDINQEAPIDVFHIVDRLGLWLVFNPLKTLLGAAVPKGDGGIMLTTERGAAVQRFTAAHEIGHWVLDYGQAAFDSEQDIYHPSGDREVLAQVFASQLLMPPPLIYAACAEHGLDSPKTATPTAVYLVARDIGASYEAVARQLANLEIIGGTLRDELLKKQPAAIKSELCRGHRPTGAVDVWPLEGVESGGTTLTVTEGDEVVVLLPENRTTGHRWLTDDELARRALHTRADPPEIATAAHEDTINLDTTDEPTLRVASVDDALARIPGNTGAIRILPAPDAAELPAPAEKLPSLELVDDQYHVSRGPLAASERRSARRAIARQRDTPGGAISPGAPIGGTGTRLLALRSTDEGHSAFLIVYSSAYDPTAPAIETYRLEVDVKPTPAVLRRREYLNVDLDDPGDQIEDASD
- a CDS encoding holo-ACP synthase — translated: MDLVKISSVRDMLDSGGLAFEELCWTATELEHCDGSAPRLAARWAAKEATMKALGRGIGEIDPTDIEVTGCEGQVPGLRLHGTALALAERHHLDLALSMSHEDDFAIAFVVATPRSADNCERCPLEGANDGSQ
- a CDS encoding ATP-binding protein; translated protein: MTLTEKATATTPDRVMTGSGVRHLPITDVGDYLNQLPEDARAGLRALGELLVGVTHRPAGAESADRFTARCLGVADAGLLVDEDRELNPVSRLTTAVALAELITAHSEVVEFGPGARAQPPRWTQTRIGDRTYRHPQCLRAHFPAGTLLPDTGCVIGIETRQTAMHFPEVSAFATPDHQDAVREVLDRLAERANELNPYRGRALRASYSHGLRLTVTDLPVTAARDTVIVDEQVWHELDLGLTAVRDRHDLLNTHGLGARRGVLLCGPPGTGKSAVSAVIAAEVVGEFTVIYVEARAGEHLLTAVIEEAQRLGGPILLILEDVDLWCRDRSTGGGGLSELLQAMDIAADARILTLASTNDPATLDRAAIRTGRFDAIVDIGYPTRADAARILTALLTGLPGADTVDTDTVAAALPEHTSGSDLREIVRRAVLAADDTGLLTTTALLAEVGSGRYRATPAEGMYL
- a CDS encoding C1 family peptidase, which translates into the protein MGVPPWQRAKVDDVVLAHDGVEDGIEDALSAGHPVILVVEVTAEFENPAPDGSIDVPDIRSPEGDLHAVLVVGAATHPQAGRRLLIRNCWGTYWGAGGYGWLPLDYLVVNVQEAAAVVARHSSTEGT
- a CDS encoding helix-turn-helix domain-containing protein; amino-acid sequence: MEANEQQAVGQRLRSARETLGLTQEDVAGALGIQRTSVIAMEAGKRGVGALELRRLARLYRRSVGWVLGEEPDPDIASDDDHALYRATAELSPDDKAQVLRFAQFLAAGSSPPDTPGGRTGITERRRPKSPQAD
- a CDS encoding IS630 family transposase, producing MPTPHAAKIVLTTDERAELEGWARRRSSAAGLAMRARIVLAAADGGSNTELADRLELSIGTVRRWRNRFVELRLDGLVDEPRPGRPRVVGDDQIEALITKTLETTPPDATHWSTRSMAAHLGLSQSMVSRVWRAFGLAPHKQDSWKLSKDPLFVAKVRDVVGLYLDPPERALVLCVDEKTQIQALNRTQPVFPMLPGTPARASHDYVRHGTSSLYAALDLTTGKVIGALHSRHRATEFLAFLKKIDAEVPDDLDVHLVLDNASTHKTPAVKRWLASHPRFVLHFTPTSSSWLNLVERWFAELTTKKLRRSTHTSVRQLNADIRAWIDTWNDNPKPYVWTKTADQILASIANYCNRINDSGH
- a CDS encoding DUF6883 domain-containing protein → MAIFAFLFGHRSPDAPIADGDVRTRIVRALVAESVAGVEISTTIRDGLTLFEDLAVRPTQVRKFRGGQPPPRDDLAAVRGEAARPFKRPWTVVISEEVFAPVGEPDWVFSVRSQSDPRAVMYLLSDFAEAHREAWHTGDPRVIDTELAAGPLTAFAVAPVPRCSAARLHNALANAAGYLGAMEVDAGHPGLFRVLWTGLIPTHQVVGTNLRFLDNMPGHEADRYALDEEEEPGDNWWWQTGASSFSWIAEAGAYGPSNAVKPLPDSPRGATVREHLSRLVKLSPMEQIISELADDPAKFPPGPQTFSASKMPGADGVTVPEAKLAGYALNPAHPSGRHKARLFRELLGIEADDWRFLAGQLRRGVRRAPALRQVRGDEFGVRFDVVVAVKGRNGAVKPVLSGWILRPGQPASLTTAWVARRGTEADVAADDVAVLPPTSRQQWELLWEAAAVAAGEAAQLTVPNPVFVAQDHTTEVWRAEGAEGAALVAVPDEPSGFATWLRRTGRGGAGPRSGTWVAAPVRGYDGASAWADTFAEVLGWHGIDCEVYAMLDGPNPPHNPT